The following are from one region of the Sorghum bicolor cultivar BTx623 chromosome 2, Sorghum_bicolor_NCBIv3, whole genome shotgun sequence genome:
- the LOC8081573 gene encoding lachrymatory-factor synthase, with protein MDGQATCKWRGTASGVVSAPVDRVWELVSATSRLREWMPMVESCTAVAGDEGVPGYVRLVRGGLMFPQQASSSWVRERLVAMDHASRSYTYVMEDGNVGLAGSRNTISLFDYGYGGASATLVVWSFEMEPVDGANQDALLDYLRILYKSCIDTIPASACC; from the coding sequence ATGGATGGGCAGGCTACTTGCAAGTGGCGCGGCACGGCGAGCGGGGTGGTGAGCGCGCCCGTGGACCGCGTGTGGGAGCTGGTGTCCGCCACGTCCCGGCTGCGCGAGTGGATGCCCATGGTGGAGTCGTGCACCgcggtggccggcgacgagggcGTGCCGGGCTACGTGCGCCTCGTGCGCGGCGGCCTCATGTTCCCGCAGCAGGCGTCGTCGTCGTGGGTCAGGGAGAGGCTGGTAGCCATGGACCACGCCTCCCGCTCCTACACCTACGTCATGGAAGACGGCAACGTCGGCCTCGCCGGCTCTCGCAACACAATCAGCCTCTTCGACTATGGCTATGGCGGCGCAAGCGCAACGCTGGTGGTGTGGAGCTTCGAGATGGAGCCGGTGGACGGCGCCAACCAGGACGCCCTGCTCGACTACCTCCGCATCCTCTACAAGTCCTGCATCGACACCATCCCCGCTTCGGCCTGCTGCTAG
- the LOC8081574 gene encoding probable proline transporter 2, which yields MDAASASASASSSFTCDAEDLPLRLQFFDDDDDDGQDHHSDRVPLLLPIKIMDAADEKGETPQISEDTAHQIGVDPWYQVGFVLTTGVNSAYVLGYSGSIMVPLGWIGGTCGLLLAAAVSMYANALLARLHEVGGKRHIRYRDLAGHIYGRKIYGLTWALQYINLFMINTGFIILAGQALKATYGLFSDAGVLKLPYCIAISGFVCALFAFGIPYLSALRIWLGFSTLFSLIYIVIAFVLSLRDGITSPARDYSIPKSSGSTHVFTTIGAVADLVFAYNTGMLPEIQATIRPPVVKNMEKALWFQFTVGSLPLYAVIFMGYWAYGSSTSSYLLNSVTGPVWVKAVANLSAFFQTVIALHIFASPMYEYLDTKYGSGRGGPFEIQNLAFRVVVRGGYLTVNTLVAAVLPFLGDFMSLTGALSTFPLTFVLANHMYLMVKGPKLSAIQKLWHWLNVVGFTALAVAAAVSAIRLIMRDSSTYHFFADV from the exons ATGGAT GCCGCCTCTGCCTCCGCCTCCGCTTCCTCGTCCTTCACCTGCGACGCAGAGGACCTGCCCCTGCGCCTGCAATtcttcgacgacgacgacgacgacggccaaGACCATCACAGCGACAgggtgcccctcctcctgcccatCAAGATTATGGACGCCGCCGACGAGAAGGGAGAGACGCCCCAAATCTCCGAGGATACCGCCCACCAGATTGGCGTTG ATCCTTGGTATCAAGTTGGCTTCGTCCTCACAACCGGGGTCAACAGTGCATATGTTCTAGGATACTCTGGATCGATTATGGTCCCTTTAGGCTGGATCGGCGGCACATGCGGCCTCCTCCTAGCTGCCGCCGTTTCCATGTATGCTAATGCTCTTCTTGCACGGCTTCATGAAGTCGGTGGCAAGCGCCATATCAGATACAGAGATCTTGCTGGACACATATATG GACGAAAAATTTATGGGCTTACATGGGCTCTGCAGTACATTAACCTTTTCATGATCAACACTGGTTTTATCATCTTAGCTGGACAAGCTCTCAAG GCAACATATGGACTCTTTAGTGATGCTGGAGTTCTGAAACTCCCTTACTGCATTGCAATATCAGGATTCGTTTGTGCTCTTTTTGCCTTTGGAATCCCTTATTTATCTGCCCTCAGGATTTGGTTGGGATTCTCCACGCTTTTCAGCCTCATCTATATTGTGATAGCATTTGTGCTGTCATTGAGAGATG GGATAACCTCGCCTGCGAGGGATTATAGTATTCCCAAATCATCAGGTTCAACTCATGTCTTCACTACGATAGGTGCCGTAGCAGACCTTGTGTTTGCTTACAACACTGGTATGCTGCCAGAAATTCAG GCAACCATAAGGCCTCCTGTGGTCAAGAACATGGAGAAAGCTCTATGGTTCCAGTTCACCGTTGGCTCCTTGCCTCTCTATGCTGTAATATTTATGGGTTACTGGGCTTATGGTTCCTCAACATCAAGTTATCTGCTAAACAGTGTCACAGGCCCAGTTTGGGTAAAAGCCGTTGCAAATCTGTCGGCATTTTTTCAGACAGTCATAGCGCTGCAC ATATTTGCTAGCCCAATGTATGAATACCTGGACACAAAATATGGAAGTGGGCGTGGTGGTCCTTTTGAAATCCAAAACCTAGCGTTCAGGGTAGTAGTAAGAGGAGGCTACTTGACGGTGAACACGCTGGTGGCGGCGGTGCTCCCATTCCTCGGTGACTTCATGAGCCTGACGGGCGCCCTGAGCACCTTCCCACTGACGTTTGTGCTCGCAAATCACATGTACCTGATGGTGAAGGGGCCTAAGCTGTCTGCCATCCAGAAATTATGGCACTGGCTGAATGTTGTTGGGTTCACTGCGTTGGCTGttgcggcggcggtctcggcaaTAAGGCTCATCATGCGTGATTCCAGCACCTACCACTTCTTCGCTGATGTTTGA